In one Oncorhynchus nerka isolate Pitt River linkage group LG7, Oner_Uvic_2.0, whole genome shotgun sequence genomic region, the following are encoded:
- the LOC115124793 gene encoding neurogenic differentiation factor 4-like, translating to MSKRGGVSELVSSLGWLEEDMSSQDGEGGLEMGGRYSLGPEGFGSIGHGSEGIEDQEEEDIYNDGDEEAGMDGENEAPKRRGPKKKKMTRARQERFKARRSKANARERSRMHGLNDALEVLRKVMPCYSKTQKLSKIETLRLAHNYIWALSEVLESGQSPESHGFIEMLCKGLSQPTSNLVAGCLQLGPSAPLMINKLDEKPCGALGVGGGLGGQPCGHQPLSGHYPSTGLPSPPYGSLEASHLLHMKSFKGVPYEQHPSPKDCSSNGTPPYDGPLTPPLSISSNFTLKQEPSPHEAERNYPSHYLSSLPHYPPTSLGGLPGPQAYLFQASRYELPLDIQAFDSFPPPHMIASQMGTIYSE from the coding sequence ATGTCTAAACGTGGAGGGGTGTCTGAGCTGGTCAGTTCCCTGGGCTGGCTAGAGGAGGACATGAGCTcccaggatggagagggaggtctAGAGATGGGGGGCCGCTATAGCCTGGGCCCCGAGGGCTTCGGAAGCATTGGGCATGGCAGCGAAGGCATTGAGGATCAGGAGGAGGAAGACATTTATAATGATGGTGATGAGGAGGCTGGAATGGACGGAGAGAACGAGGCTCCAAAACGGAGGGGCcccaagaagaagaagatgaccaGAGCCAGACAGGAGAGGTTCAAGGCGAGACGCAGCAAAGCCAATGCCCGCGAACGCTCCCGCATGCACGGGCTAAACGATGCGCTAGAAGTGTTACGCAAGGTCATGCCCTGCTACTCCAAGACCCAGAAACTGTCCAAGATCGAGACCCTGCGGCTGGCCCACAACTACATATGGGCCCTGTCTGAGGTGCTGGAGAGCGGTCAGTCCCCAGAGAGCCACGGCTTCATAGAGATGCTGTGTAAAGGCCTGTCCCAGCCCACTAGCAACCTGGTGGCTGGGTGTCTCCAGCTGGGGCCTTCAGCCCCCTTGATGATCAACAAGCTGGATGAGAAGCCCTGTGGCGCTCTGGGAGTCGGGGGTGGTCTAGGGGGCCAGCCTTGTGGTCATCAACCACTGAGTGGTCACTACCCCTCTACGGGCCTGCCTAGCCCTCCCTACGGTTCACTGGAGGCCTCCCACCTACTCCACATGAAAAGCTTCAAGGGAGTGCCCTACGAGCAGCACCCCTCCCCTAAAGATTGTAGTAGCAACGGCACCCCCCCTTACGACGGGCCCCTCACTCCTCCCCTCAGCATCAGCAGCAACTTCACCCTGAAGCAAGAGCCCTCCCCCCACGAGGCTGAGAGGAACTACCCCTCCCACTATCTCTCGTCCCTTCCCCAttacccccccacctctctgggCGGGCTGCCAGGGCCTCAAGCCTACCTCTTCCAGGCCTCACGCTACGAACTGCCCCTAGACATCCAGGCCTTCGACTCCTTCCCTCCACCACACATGATCGCCTCACAGATGGGCACCATCTACAGTGAGTGA